Sequence from the Amaranthus tricolor cultivar Red isolate AtriRed21 chromosome 16, ASM2621246v1, whole genome shotgun sequence genome:
tcagattaagaaaaataaaatacaataaatcaaattgcgagaaaaaattgttaaattgtGATAGTAGTACTATTTCTCTTGTTAAACATTAATTCAAAGTACGTAtttctttgttaaattgtatttggaaaaaatattttgttaattttgtatgctttaaaatcattagtacaatatcacaatgataaagtttgataataatctgaCTCCGCATCCGACTCTATTGGAGGTCCAAGAGTCTGAGTCAGGGCAAACTTGGATTATGCATAATTCGaatccgagtggaggtggactgaaaaagaAAGTTCGACTACtatccggagcaaagtcggagtatgtagaatccgagccgagtccgacGCATTGTCATGTCTATTGAATACTATCATTTTACATACGATTAATATTACCTTTAATTTCGTCTGCATATCTTCGTGATGCTTGTAATGTCATTTCCATGTCGAATTCATTCATTAAATCTTCCATTATAGAAATGTTTATTGGATCTGAAGTTAAAGTATTGATTTTCTTGATAATTTTTGAAGAATTTCAAAGATTTTGAAAAGAATTGATaacaaaattttattgattttgtttcCTTAATGGCGATTAAATTTTGGAGGTTTTGAAAATGAGTTTTTGTGTTTACCGTTGTTTAAAAATGGcagttattatatttattgtttttccttttttttaattgataattcAAAATGGGCTACAATTAATTGGGCGGGTCTCAGACCGAGACGATCTCGGCCAAAATTGATTATTTaggctttttcttttttttaattgttgggcTGAACTTGAAAGAATCGTCTCTTATAAAGATTATCTCTCAAGAGaactaggttgcactaaaacggacacggagacgacacgggtacgggaaaacgccaacttaaaaatggcggacacggggacacgaaaatggtaatataataaatatatcaaattaagataattttacaatctttcatttaatatttgtaaataaacactttaatatCAAATATATCGAAATATCAAATACGGGGACCCGGATTCGAATTTGGAGGatccgtttttttttttaatttttttttaatttttttttaatatcaaatatatatattaacattactcagtggcggacccaggaatttcaaTTTGGGGGGGCAAAATCCGAACGTCACGTCGTTCGAATAATTTGATCGTCGtccgaatttttttttttttaaagaaaaatagaaaaatacaagaaaaatagaaaattacaatttacaatatcaaatccgatgttaaaagttttacaatccaaaatattaaaaaaaaaatacaagcgttcaaatgaaaattacaaattaatccttcgagttttcatatttttaaagcgatcaataatcttttcatcagaaacttgtagaaacacttccttctcaatgtaagtaaccaaacaatcattcactagttgatcacccatgctatttctcaacttatttttgacaaacgtcattgcggaaaacactctttctacacttgccgtagcaacaggaagaatcaacatcaaCTTGATTAGCAAATGTATAAGAGGAAAAGTCTCATGTCTCCTTGTTTTAACAAGCATCATGGAAAGAGAATTGATATCTTGCAAATCATGAAATCTTTCATCATTTTGCATAgaatccaagaagacatcaagttGAAGATCAAGAGCCGTTAAATCAAAACATGAAAACTCTTCGGGATATAAAGAAGCAAGTTTAAGTATCCTCTCTTTATCAAAAGATGAAAAGTTACCTCTAGGACTCAGGGAAGCCATGCATGTAAGTAACTCCATGTTCTTCTCATTAAAACGGTTATCAATCTCTTGAAGATGCAAATCAATTACTTCCAAAAAGATTGCAACCCGAAAATGATGAAGATTTGTTGCTTGTTTAGCAAAACGTCTTGATCTTCCTTGAGGTACATATTGAGCATCCATAGATGGAACATCAATCTCgtgtttagtacaaaataaaatgactttGTCTAAGAGACTATCCCATCCTTGATCcctcatcttttgcaacacattcgttgtacttttaacaaggctaatggcattcacaatatcttgttcctttctttgtaaagcaacacataaatcattagtgtagccaaaaatagtcaacatgaaatgagccataaaaataaaatcaaaggactCCAAAGATCCTAAAACAACTTGAGCTTTGAGCTTATCATCCGGAGAGCCATTTTCTCCAATCTCCTCAAGCACTTTAACAATTGAAGGAAACAAGTTGATGATACTTATTAGACACTTGTAATGAGATCCCCAACGTGTATCTCCCGGCCTACTCAAACCACGTTCTTGATTCAAACCCGATCCACTTTcaatttcccccacttccaaagCTTGAGCCACTACTTGAGCTTGGTGTTTTCGAATAAGGTCTCTTCTCTTACAAGAAGCTCCCACCACATTTAACAAGTTTGCAAGTACGTCAAAAAGCCAAGTACAATTAACATTCTTTTTAGCAACCGCAACTAGAGTTAGTTGAAGTTGATGAGCAAAACAATGAATGTAATAGGCTCTTGGATTATCATTCATAATCAAAGTCTTGAGGCCATTGATTTCACCCCTCATGTTACTTGCCCCATCATACCCTTGACCTCTTATCATGGAAGGACTCAATGAATGTTCCATAAGCAATGACATAATGGCATTTTTAAGAGACAAAGCGGTAGTATCACCCACATGTAGAATGCCTAAAAAGCGTTCCACTACCGATCCATTTTCTCTATTAACAAACCGCAAAACAAGAGCTAGTTGTTCTTTTTGAGACACATCACTTGATTCATCGGCCAAAATAGAAAAGTAACCATCACCAACCTCTTCTATTATGCGCTTAGTAGTCTCTTTTGCACAACAAGTGATaatgtctttttgaattttgggagatgttaattgacaatttttggGTGCATTTTGAAaagtatattttcttatttcctCAACCTTCCCACCCAACCACTTCAAAAGCTCAATAAAGTTACCTCTACTATATGACTCCTCACTTTCATCATGTCCACGGAATGCCAAACCTTGGCCCAAAAGAAATCTCAAACAAGTTAAGGATGCATTCAAACGAATATGATATTCATTCATTTGAACCTCACTCGCATTATCAAATACAAATTCaattgatgtcttctttgaatCTCTTAGATTCACATATTTCTCATAAGCAATATTATGAGCACTTTTAATTCCTCCAACATGCTTCTCAAGCCTCTCAGGTTTATTCCACGCTCTAAACCCTCCAACAACAAATGCATCACCCCCCTTGTTAATTTCAACATCCCTCTTgaacaaataacaaacaaaacaaaatgcggcatccatttcaacactatattcAAGCCAATCCCATTTTTTGAACCAATTCAAACTAAAACGGCGTAACCTACCGGAGATATTACTTTGAGGGAAATCATGTGTTTTGGGTTGGCAaggttttttaagaatatatgcTCTCCTAACCGGATTTCTTTCATTAGGGGGATAATCCATTATGTTTTTCCTCAATCCCGGGTCATGAGGAAGAAGTTCAACATCATACACCCACTCATCATCCAATGGTTCATCACAACTACTTCTACTTGAACCACCTACTTCCATATTAACATCTTCACTTggaggggaacttaaaggaggacttagaggggaacttaaaggaggAGATTCATTGCCTTCGTTAGATGTTTGTTgggatttcattcttttaaacaataattcacGAAGATCGGGTTGTCTTCCCTTTGCTTTTGACTTTTTCGAACAAGGTGAACTTGAATTACTTGACATTtcctaattaatttaaaaatatgactCAATTATTCAATCTAATTATTCAATGAACCATCAAGGTGAACTAAACTATCAAGTAACATTTAACAACTTGCAACCAATGAACCAaacaaattattcaattaaaccCACAGCAAGAACAAAATTGAACCATTAACATCAATGAGACAGCAACTCCATCAATTAACATCAATTAACATTCAATCAACCAATGAGACAAAAAAAAGAGCTTACAAACCCACAACTCCATCAACATCAAGCAAGAACAATTACATCATCTAATTCATCTTACAATTACAACTGACAACTCCATCAACagcaagaacaagaacaaaattcatggaagaaaacgaaaaaacaagaaacaatacAGTAAATTAtcttgcaaattaaacaaattaacaatcacaattacaaattaacaattaaataagtaatggaAGCATGGAACTCACAATTGACGAAGTGTACTGTCGTGTCTGTGAGAAGCGAGTagcgaagaagaggaagagcTCAAGAACAGTCAGTGACTGTGAGGGACGAACGGACGAAGAGGAAGTATGGAATTGAGTATGGAACGGACGAATGTCGAAGGCTGTGGCTGTGGCGACTGGCGACGAAGAGGAAGAGAAGGCTGCCGTTTGTGTGCTGTGGCGGTGCCGCGGTGGAGATTTCAGATTTGGGAGAGGAAGAGCCGAAGAGGAAGCCTGTGCCGTTTAGGGTTTGGTACCTTTTTTCGAAATGAGAAGGAACTCTGGGTAGGTAGGCAGTAGGCTgccgtttttattttttttttttaaaggttaTTAGCGACGGGGATTTTCGTCGCCAGGTGGTCGCTATGTGGtcgcaaaaaataatttttttttttaaaaaaatctgatttatttttttcaaattgggGGGGCCACTGCCCCCCCTTGCCCCTAGCTGGGTCCGCCACTGACATTACTGGGTTTAACATCACCATGAACAACAGCACTATTTCCAcaattaaaatgcaaataataATTTCTCCTGTAAGCTTCCATTCACCATCAATTCATAAACTATAACCTTCTTCTCTCTTCTCCCTCTGCCTCTTCCTCTTCCACCGCACGAATACCCAAGGATTGACACCACAAACGGCCGACCCGATACGATATATCGAAAGAAGAAGTCGCCTTTCGAAACTGAGAGAAAGAAAATTGTTGAAGCTCCGGCGGTTGCAGTTTCCGACTTGTTTCTTCGATTGGATTCGAACAACCCACAACCCACAACCCACAGTGAAATTAGTCAGCAGCAGTTGCTGCACCGACTTCGAGTGtttgtccttgccgtgtccgtcgcgtgtccttgccgtgtcctcgtgtccgaaaaaatattaaaatattgaacacttcatttggcgtgtcggacacggatcgtcgcgtgtccgacacgcgacaCGCGAGTTGAGTGCCGTGTCCGTGTTTCGCAGCAAGAGAATTGTTGTTTCTACAATGGATAATAgtgtaaaaaaagaaaagaatctTTGAGATGACATTATGTGGGTCGGTCGAACCCAAAATGTCGGATTGGGGATATTGGATAATATTTCCTCCTGTAATTCTTGATAATAAAGGATAAAAGAGATTGAGCTGACCAGAAGAATTGCATAGAGTTGTAATGtccatttggaatattttacCTTATGGACagaaaaatttgattaatatttttgatgcatatttagaaaataaaatatgtccatgtgaaattttgttaatttgtcttacatatattttttaatatgtatttttataatttttattatgtgtatttaaagatattaagatttaaaatttactttgaaaattgtgtatagtaaacaagaaaaaaaaaaaaaaagaggaaatcgtattttttttgtcttttgagTTTAGTAATttactaaaaattatattttcctcATAATATAACACTTttagtaataaatttaaaggaACATATAATTGTACACCactaaatgaaaataattagtataattctaaataaaaataatgggaaaaTAAATGAGAggattgaaataaaaaaaataagatgagtaaggaggaagaaggaaGAAAAGTAGGATAATGATGCACGTTATTTAGTGGTGTGTACACAAACTCCAACAAAGTAGGATAAGCTTTGTTCCATTGCCCATCCTTTTACATCTACATGCTTCTtgttttttaacttaattttatcACATTTGGTTGGGTTTTAAGTATCAATCGTGTTCTTTCCTGCTATTTGGCACATCTTTTCACCTCCACAGTCCACATCGATGCCTCTTTCATCACCTCTTCAGATTCTGTATTATATCTACAATTTTCTACACAATTTAGGATCTTATCCAACACCATATCtgcaaaaataattttacattgaATAAATACTTGTATTATCTTCttaaatgtataaataaaaatatcttcAAGTATAATCTtgatttatattaaataaatgtatttttattatattatgttaaaaatatataatatttaaattgtgAGTTGAAAGGTCTAAAAACTAGaagtaaatttttcaaaacaaatgTAGGATGGTACTTGTATTTGTACAATGTGACTTCTAATATTCATGAACaagtttaaatttaaaaagttactatttattaataatttttgcaattatacctaatcaataataataattagtaaatcatcataaaaagacaaaaaaataataataaaataaacaaaactaaaaaaggtaaattaaaatcataaaattctcACCATATCAAATCCTATCAAATAAGGGTGATTCGTTAACTTAACAAATCACCTCTGATGTTTGAACTTTCTGAATATATGGTAAGcggaaaaaaaaatagtgaatgcatttaaattaaatttaatgtattttttaaataataatacttactctaattaaaataaaaaatttatactcttaaaaatgaaatcaaaaaatGATACATAGTATTAAGATATGGATGAAAtagattaaaaaattgaaacaacTTAATAGCTAATATCTGTATGaaggaatttaaaataatttcatacgAAATTCCTCGTACAACTGTCATTCTAATACATATGATTATGAAGATCTGGTTGCTAACTAATAAATGGTATCtagaattaaataaataaatgtatttTGTAATATGTTTAAACTTTGAACAATAAAATAAGGTGGAGATCGTATCATTTCATGATATTTCTCATTTCCATTTGTATTATAATATCAAGTCAACACAATGTAGAGACATCCTGTGCCGCGCGCTCCATATTTTACGCTCGATAACACCACTCAATTAATCACACACAACGTATAAACATGACGATTTCATAAGAATATTAATACTATTAACACTTTGGAAAAATAAACGTTAATAATTTAACTTTCTTATGATCTATTCTAAATAattgtattttgaattatttttaataagttaatctttttaattaagttgtttTTAGCATTTTAATGGAGTATATtgatagcaaattaaaaatagattttcaattcaattattagaaaataaaatgtattcTAACAGGAAGATAAGAACAaacattgaaatttaaaaattaatctaaAGATGAAATTATTACATTGGGTGGAgtgttgaattattaatatcaattattcTTTACTTTTACTCCTCGTTTCAATCTTTTTGCTTCATGTACTTTtgacataaaaatttaaaaattaggtataataaattaaaatagtgaaataattttttataagagaaaatatcaaaagtaaaaatggtgaattattccaaaataaaattaaggtaAATTCACAgaaatttgacaaattaaattgaaaaaaaatatatataataatctcAAAACCCTTTCACGTAATATATGTTTCTACAAAGAcatgataagattaaaaaaaatccaCAATTTATAATAAGGTGTTCAAACCACAAATTATACCTACCATTGCTTTCTTAGAAGAAACCACCTATACGTATCGAAACGAATGTTTATTTTAATCCCcgttcatttatttttatttgagttgCATAAAATAATTTTGGGAAATTTCACATAATAATTTTGAGATTTTGAATTTTTCAAGTGGTAATCaaaccttttaaaaaaatttatgcgGTAATCCTAagatttaccaaattgttccaccgtgacctttttccacataaaacgttagcaaacgttaatttcgaatCTTTAAGGTTGTTGTATGCCTACATATGTTTCAGAAAGCCCGACTTGAAAAATGAAATGTTATAAAAGTTGATGAAATAAAGATACTATATTATGAAGTATTTACTTAGAGGTGTTTCTTCAGATCATTGAATCGATTTTATATTATGTGTTTTagatcaatttaaaataaaaattacatctatttacataattttaaattcaatttgaatttAGATCAAATAAAGTTCAATTACAAGATTCagtaaatatcaaattatcaaATCTACTTTAAAATACCATTTTATTTACTCAACCTAACTCGAAAATATAAACCCAACCCAAAATTTGTCTATCGGACCATTTTAACAGTCTAGTCACGAGGTTTTGGTTTTAGCTAGCGAAAGTCAAAAAGTGTTATAAAAGCGTTTATCTTTTGGCATTTTGATTCCTAACAAAGCGCATAAGTGTTTATCTCTTCatacttttatttataaaaatggaAAAAGCGTGCAGTTATCCGAAAATACAGTCAAcaaagttgaatttttttttttttttttatgatgattgctttttttttctttcaagttGCAAGTAATTTCGTTTGTTCCCATGATCGACTATTTGCCAGTTCATATGGAAGTCTTATTCAACGATCATCATCTCTACCTGCCTCACTTCAAGTAGACCggccaaaataattaattgagtcAAATTTAAATCAATCGAGTTTGATACAATGAGTTAAGAATTATGTGAAGCATTGTTtaatttgtgaaaaacaagtAGAGATGACTAGGTTTCATCTGAATTGGATTTTATTCGGTTTTCAAGTCGAATTAACATGAttacttttttaatttgctattcACTCACAATGCCTAAAATACCCAAGACTGAccataatttgcaaattatgtGACATTAAAAAGCACGAGcaaaaaagaaacaacaaagaaaactCGTACGATTTCAATTTCGACTAACTGTCATTTTGATAATGTTATTTGCACTAGTGTGGAAAATGAAATAGACAAGAACCACAACACCTTAGACGTACGCCATTCTCGATCCCATTGAgatgtaaattaattttacCAGGCCTGCTATACTAACAGTCGTTTTCGTGCAGGAACTTCTCTTTTAAGCATATTTTCAGAGGCAAAGGACTCTTTGTCCGCATCTTTTTCATGTTCTATGGGTTGCTGCCTTCATTCCATCTCCAAACCttaatcatagttttctatgagttGGATACACCGGgtatggtgatgatgatgatcatatgCATGATATCCTTGAATGACGATGATGATGCCGACCAAAGATTTAATCTATCCTGAAGATAATCCATTGTGCCTGTTATCCAACTAAATCAGTATTACTTGACC
This genomic interval carries:
- the LOC130802386 gene encoding uncharacterized protein LOC130802386 → MSSNSSSPCSKKSKAKGRQPDLRELLFKRMKSQQTSNEGNESPPLSSPLSPPLSSPPSEDVNMEVGGSSRSSCDEPLDDEWVYDVELLPHDPGLRKNIMDYPPNERNPVRRAYILKKPCQPKTHDFPQSNISGRLRRFSLNWFKKWDWLEYSVEMDAAFCFVCYLFKRDVEINKGGDAFVVGGFRAWNKPERLEKHVGGIKSAHNIAYEKYVNLRDSKKTSIEFVFDNASEVQMNEYHIRLNASLTCLRFLLGQGLAFRGHDESEESYSRGNFIELLKWLGGKVEEIRKYTFQNAPKNCQLTSPKIQKDIITCCAKETTKRIIEEVGDGYFSILADESSDVSQKEQLALVLRFVNRENGSVVERFLGILHVGDTTALSLKNAIMSLLMEHSLSPSMIRGQGYDGASNMRGEINGLKTLIMNDNPRAYYIHCFAHQLQLTLVAVAKKNVNCTWLFDVLANLLNVVGASCKRRDLIRKHQAQVVAQALEVGEIESGSGLNQERGLSRPGDTRWGSHYKCLISIINLFPSIVKVLEEIGENGSPDDKLKAQVVLGSLESFDFIFMAHFMLTIFGYTNDLCVALQRKEQDIVNAISLVKSTTNVLQKMRDQGWDSLLDKVILFCTKHEIDVPSMDAQYVPQGRSRRFAKQATNLHHFRVAIFLEVIDLHLQEIDNRFNEKNMELLTCMASLSPRGNFSSFDKERILKLASLYPEEFSCFDLTALDLQLDVFLDSMQNDERFHDLQDINSLSMMLVKTRRHETFPLIHLLIKLMLILPVATASVERVFSAMTFVKNKLRNSMGDQLVNDCLVTYIEKEVFLQVSDEKIIDRFKNMKTRRINL